In Actinomycetes bacterium, the following proteins share a genomic window:
- a CDS encoding DUF2157 domain-containing protein, protein MGAPRPVDEHELVWARPRPAARLRRAPSIDGVAPQLGGAGTLDELRQQLERWQAKRLISPEQTAAILADAAGRPEEGGAGGGAADAWSGRRRLGEALGYVGAVCAVTAGLLAAGQAWAHLGLLARSTLLLVTVTVLAAGGWWANGQRTASVRRLGAVLWFLAVAAVAGFAEVVADQVLHQSHGLQHVIAGLAATLPGCCSGVCG, encoded by the coding sequence TTGGGCGCCCCGCGCCCGGTAGATGAGCACGAGCTCGTCTGGGCGCGTCCACGCCCGGCCGCGAGACTGAGACGAGCGCCGTCGATCGACGGCGTTGCCCCACAGCTGGGAGGCGCTGGCACGCTGGACGAGCTTCGACAACAGCTGGAGCGCTGGCAGGCCAAGCGCCTGATCAGCCCCGAGCAGACGGCGGCGATCCTGGCCGATGCGGCCGGCCGGCCCGAAGAGGGTGGCGCCGGTGGTGGCGCGGCGGACGCCTGGTCGGGGCGTCGGCGGCTGGGCGAGGCCTTGGGCTACGTCGGGGCCGTGTGCGCCGTGACCGCCGGGCTGCTGGCCGCCGGACAGGCGTGGGCGCACCTGGGCTTGTTGGCGCGCAGCACGCTGCTGCTGGTGACCGTGACCGTGCTGGCGGCCGGCGGCTGGTGGGCCAACGGGCAGCGGACGGCGTCGGTCCGCCGGCTCGGCGCGGTGCTGTGGTTCCTGGCCGTCGCGGCCGTCGCCGGCTTCGCCGAGGTCGTTGCGGACCAGGTGCTGCATCAGTCGCACGGCCTCCAGCACGTCATCGCAGGGCTGGCTGCCACGCTGCCGGGGTGCTGTTCTGGCGTCTGCGGGTGA